The following is a genomic window from Natator depressus isolate rNatDep1 chromosome 17, rNatDep2.hap1, whole genome shotgun sequence.
ccagcagccagcagctccccTAGTGGAAGGGACGTTGATGGAGGaaagggatgtgagtcccagtcCAGCTCTCCCCCTGGCCAGTGTGGCCTGGCACCCAGGCCTCCTGCGAGCTGTACCTGGCTCGTCCTTTCCCCTCCGTAGTAAGGTGGCACTGCCAGCCTGGCAAACAGGGGGGAGCTGGCCCTAGTCTTACAGGGGAACCAGCAGCTGCTCCCCatttctgaccccccccccacacacacacacacctttcttgCCCCCCAGGCCTTGCTGAAGCGCCCCAGACCCTGCCACTCACTCGCTGTGGAGGGGAAGCCCAGGGCAGCCTGGCGAGCTCCCCATGAGCTAGAAAAGGCCCTGGCGGTGCCCAAGGGAGACCTCCAGCCAcgctccagcagcaggaacagctcAGGGAGCCCGACACCAGAGCTCCCAGGACCCAGCGTGGCCCTTGGGCACAGtcaggcaggggttggggtgaccCTTGAGCCCAGAGGTGACCGGGATCGCCTGGACACAGCGCCACCCTCTGGCTGCTCCCTGAACACCTGTGCCACAGCTGGGCAGCCGTCAGCCCCCCTGCTGCCACCCACAGACACTTTACCACAGGccagcccagctcctggaggcgtcagtgggcctggggctctgcccccccccaacgGTCCAGCACCGCCCGACAGGGCCCCAGAGCACGCCCCACCTGCAGGAGCGCCCTGGGCGGCTGGGGTGCTTGTGTCCCAGCGGGGAGCAGCCCCACACCGTGGCCCAGCAGGGAGCCACGCCCCGCACGACTGGGCCGCCAGCGCCCTGACCTTCCTGCTGGTGGTGCTGACCCTCGCCATCCTGTACACCCGGCTCCACCCCACGTTCCGCAAGAGCCAGAGCCTCTATTGGGCCCCAGGCGACGCGGGGCAGGAGCCCCTCTCCGGTGagtgcccacagccccccccagcctgctgaGGGCCACAGCCCCCCGTCCCCTCCAGCGGGGCCTGACCGCACTCTGTCTCTGCAGCTCGTCTCCAGAGGCGGCTCCTGTCGGCCCACAGCAGACCCAAGAAGGGGCAGCGGCCCCAGCAGCCACGGCTGCTGCTCCAGGGGGCATCGAGTGAGAGCGCCGACGAGCCGGGGGCCGGCTCTGACCCCCCCTCTGGCCCCCGGCCCAGCTCCCCGGAGAGGGGCAGGGGCCCGCACCCGCAGCTCATGCTTTCTGCGGAATAAAGTGTTTTAAGGGAGTTGCTGGGTCTGGCTGCTCCTGCGGGGCGGAGGGGCTGCACGAGCAGCAGTGCTGGAGAGTGGCTGCCGGGGGCTCTGCTTGCCCCGGGGGGAGCCGGCAGACAGGGGGGAGCCAGGGCCACAGTCACATCTTTATTTGATCCAAATGTACAGTACACACCTGGCCGTACAggccccagccagcctggactctcctccaccccttccccaggcacCCAGCTCCTGTAGGGGGTAGGAGCCAACCATGCCCGCCTAGGGTGCCCGCTCCCATGGCACGGGGACTTTGGCTGTAGAGAGAAatcctggggcagtgggggagggcccGGGGGGCATGAGGCGAGGGGCCTGCCCCGGAGCAGCcgtgcagggggagaggtggtGGCTACGCAGGCTGGGGGTCTGAGGCTCACACGCGCAGGGAGAACGGGCCGGGCGCCAGCCATGGCAGGGCTCCGGTTCCAGTGTAATGCTGCAGGCAGCGCCCTCCCCGGAACGGGGCTGCAGCTCCTCTGCCCAGCACAGACAGCTACACACACTGCACAGGGGGGTCGGGGAGAGGCTCCCGGGCAGCACCCTGCTGCCCGGTTAGTGGTTCCTTGGCTGATGGCGGGTTGGGCCGGGAGAACGGAAGGAGGGGCTATGTACAGGGGCACACGCAGCCACGCGCCGCggctggggacagaaccattGGCAGCCTGGGAGCGGCCATAGGGCAGCACTGGCGCTGCtgcgtgggggaggggctggggcaggggcacagccaGAGCCGCGCTCTGCCCCATGCTGGGACGCTGgcagcgtggggggagggggcacggccGGAGCTGCGCTCTGCCCCACGCTGGCAGCACGGGGGGCCAGGAATGGCACGTGCTCAGGTCCCGTGGGTAGACTAAGGACACTTGCACTGGCTGGTCCCCGGCCCCACGTCCTAGCCAGGGGAGCCgcccgccgggggggggggggggcagacctCACAGCTTCTTCTCGCGGGTGGTGATGGTGACCAGCTGCTTGGCGGCCTTGGCGATGTCGTAGGCGCACTGGATGACCTGCTGCGTCAGGAGCTGGTAGTCCACGGGCGCGCCAGGCTCTGGAGGGATGGTCTTGCGGCACTCGCTCTGCAGCCGGTAGGCGCTGGCATTGAGCAGCCGCAGGGAGCCGCGCACCGTCTCCAGGGCTGGCTTCTGCAGCAAGGCAGAGACAGGCCTTTGGGCTCCGCTGCCAGGCAGGGGCGccaagggaggggatgggggcgcAACCCAAGCCACACAGCCACGCCTGGGCACAGAACAGGCGTGGCCGGGGAATCAGGCCCCTCTTACCTTGGGGAAGAGCGAGGCCATCTCGGTGACGGCGGAGTGGATCTTCTCGGAGCAGGGCACGAAGCTGGGGAGAAGGCAGAGCCGTTAGGCCTGGCCCAGCCATGGCACTGCAcgagccccacccccagtgggGCACCAAGTGGCTCCAGCTCCCGCACCCAACCTCCAGCCAACACCAAGTGGAGGAAATGCccgtagcagcagctgggagctggagcagccTACCCCAACCCCCGGGCACAGCACCTCCCCCCAgcaatgcagccacttctgggggaTGGGCAGCCTGAGAGAAACTAAGGCAGAGCCCTTAGACCAACCAGAACTGCAGGGGGTCATTGGCTGGCAGGATCCAGCCCCCAGTCCCTCACCCACCATAAGGAACTTGGGAACCTGGCCAGGAAAGGGGGGCCTAGCTCTCTAGTGCCTATGGCTCTGAACACCCCCAGCCGCAGTTCAGCCCCTGCCCGGCCTTACCTGTCATGCTTGAACTCCTGGGCAGCCCGCAGCAGCTCCTGGATGTTCTTGGTGACCTGCTCGGTCTTCAGGATCACGTCCTCGGTGCTGGGCAGCCCAGGGTCCAGCTCCCCGTCCAGGGCCTCCAGCTCGTGGTGGAACTCGTCGTCCTTCCCCAGGTCCAGGAACCGCTTCCCGTCCATGCTGCAGGGACGGAGCTGGGTCAGGGGCAGCCGGGCAGCAGGCCACGAACCAGGGCCATGGGAGGCGTTCACTCGCCAGGAGACCTGCCCCAGGCTGCTCCAGGGCCCTTGCGTCGGGGCTGGGCACCAACGCTGGCTGGGATTCCCAGCGCTCTGCCCGCCAGCATGGGCACTGGGCCTGGAGAGCAGCCAAGTGCACCacggccccacccctccccaccaggccccgcccctgcccagagcagcagctccctggccccgcccctccccaccaggccccgcccctcccctgagcagcagctccctggccctgcccctccccaccaggccccgcccctcccctgagcagcagctccctggccccgcccctccccaccaggccccgcccctcccctgagcagcagctccctggccccgcccctccccaccaggccccgcccctcccctgagcagcagctccCTGGGCCCCCGCCCGGCCATGCCCCTGACCCGAGCAGCGCCTCGCCAGCCTGCGTGTTGTCATAGTCGCTGTCGGTCCCACTGCCGTGCCGGTCTAGCTTGCTGGTCtagaggggagaaggggcagcgTCAGGTGCAGGCTCCACCCTCGGCTCCCCACGGGGTCCatgacaccccttccccccattggTAGGCTCCTGGACCCTCTCCCGCGAGGCTGGGGAACCCCGCAATGGAAGCCTCGTCATGGGGCTCCCTGTACagagccctcccctgccccgggcATAGGGCTGGGATCTGCCCCAGTGTTGGGCACAGGGACAATGCGACCACCCAGCATTGAGGGCTTAACCCCCCACTCCAGTCTGCCCCAAGGCCAGTCCCTCCCCCTCGGTTCAGAGCGAGTACATCACCATGTGGCGGGCGCCGTCCTGCGTGCCGGAGAgcagcggggaggagggggggaagggcacCGAGGAGGCAGACACCCCCTTCCGGATCTGCAAGAGGACAGGGAGAGTTGGGGCGAGTGGGTACGAAAGGTGCCAGCCCCCAGAATCACAGTTCCAGCCGCTCCCACGGACAGACAGCCCATTGGCGCGCACGAGGCACGGCTGACTCCCAATCGATGACGAGTTCCCCCCGCTCCACAGCGTCCGTCCCTATCGGCTGCACCGAGGCTCCCGCTGGCAGCAGCCCCTCGGGCCCTGCCCCACTAGGGGGTCCCAAGCTAACCCCCACCCAGTGCGTAACAGGCCGGGCAGCAGGGCTCGAAGCGAAACAGGGGCTTCCCTGGGGGAAGACAGAGCCAGCACACGCGCCGGCCGGGCATGCAGACTGCCATGCACGCTTCTCCAGCGCCACAGGGCcagtgccgggggcgggggggcgctcGCTTCCCCTGACCCAGGCACAGGGGGCCGTGTATCGCACGAATAGCAGGGGGAGCATGACCCCCCCAGGAAGCCAGTCCCAGGGTCcctccaaccccccgcccccttacccgGTACACGCTGGCCGGGACGTGCGTGGAGTACACAGCTTCATCCTCCACCTCCTGGTGACACAGCAAATGTTACCCCCAGGCTGGCGCCCAGCGACCCCCCAaagcccaggctgctgggagctgcctcACAACAGTGCCCTGCCCACCACCAGCGGGGCTGCACCAGCCCCCCGTGCCCCAGAGTGGTGAGTTGGTCCCACGGGCGCAGAGTCCCCGCAGTCAGCGCCATGCCCAGCACCCCgtctggcaggcaggcagagcaccGAGGTTCAGCCCCCACGTGCCCAGCCTGTCCCGCTCAGATGCCACCGTGGGGAGTCCACTGACAAGCAGCATCGACACTCGCTGTGCAGCCCAGCACGGCACAGGCCCCGTTCACACAGAGCTGGGattaggacccaggagtccagggGCTGGTCCCTCTGGGCCATGCTGCTGTCAAGAGGGCCCTGATCTCGCAGCTGGGGACCCAGGGGAACCCCTGTTCGGCCCTGCATGCTGGctggctccccccagcacccGGTGGCAGAGACCTGGAGTGGGAGCCTGAGCCAcggagcagggcggggggctcCGGGCCCCaggcagcagtgcacagagctgcaaTGCCACCCAGGTGAGGAAAGGGGTGCCCGGGGGTGCTGCAGCAAGGGGACACCCTGGGACAGGCGTGGCCCTGATCCCCCAGGACTCACACTGGAGTGGAAGGGCTGCAGGCGGCCAACCAGCTCGTCCACGGGCTGTCCGAAGGGCTTGAGGGCAGAGCCCGGCTCGTACATGGAGAAGGCCTGTCGGTCGCGCCGGTGAGCTGCTGCCGTGGCCACGCCATGCCCATGCTCCGAGCGCTCGCTGGGGGCCGGCACCGCATGCCCGGGGCCCGGCTGCTGCC
Proteins encoded in this region:
- the TP53I13 gene encoding LOW QUALITY PROTEIN: tumor protein p53-inducible protein 13 (The sequence of the model RefSeq protein was modified relative to this genomic sequence to represent the inferred CDS: inserted 1 base in 1 codon) codes for the protein PQLGSRQPPCCHPQTLYHRPAQLLEASVGLGLCPPPTVQHRPTGPQSTPHLQERPGRLGCLCPSGEQPHTVAQQGATPRTXWAASALTFLLVVLTLAILYTRLHPTFRKSQSLYWAPGDAGQEPLSARLQRRLLSAHSRPKKGQRPQQPRLLLQGASSESADEPGAGSDPPSGPRPSSPERGRGPHPQLMLSAE